Part of the Tamandua tetradactyla isolate mTamTet1 chromosome X, mTamTet1.pri, whole genome shotgun sequence genome, TTGTATGCTACTGTGTTAAAATGTGTTGAATACACGTGCCAAAGAGGAATGAGAAACAACTAAAACAGAAATTACTAATCAATAGTACTTACATATGTCCATACAGCAACACAGAAAGTAGCTCCACTAGCTAATACAGCATTACCATATTTGTCATGGAAATCAGGTGCGCGTTTCTGGTGGCTCAGCCTTGCCATTGTTTGCTGAATGCTTCgaacttaaagaaagaaaaaaggaatacgGAATCATATCTATCAATTATCAGAAAAAACAGAACTATGTGACTCATACTGCCAATCAAAGAAGCCAAGGAAATTAACTTTACAGTATTATGCAgtgcaataaaatattaaaacactgtAGTTAAAAACAAAGTAGCATACTTTGAAATACATCTAAAATAAGACTGATGGATAGATAATGTGATAAACACAGCAAAATGTGAACAGGTGCAGAATCTACATGATAGGTATATGAATGTTCATCTGAAAGCTCAATTTATACAATTCTTCCAACTTTTCTGTAGTATGAAAATTTTCATAACAATGCTGGGGAAGAATGCAAAGAGGTGATGTTAGTCCATTcactaaaaaaagatatttgtatAAC contains:
- the COX7B gene encoding cytochrome c oxidase subunit 7B, mitochondrial; amino-acid sequence: MFPLAKNVLSRLRVRSIQQTMARLSHQKRAPDFHDKYGNAVLASGATFCVAVWTYTATQIGIEWNLSPVGRVTPKEWRDQ